DNA from Leptospira mayottensis 200901116:
CAGTCGAACCGATTCCTGAAAACTCTCGAAGGTGAGAGTATAACATTTCTTTTGTCCAGGCGTGACTACCGAAACAATTTTCTTCCAGCGTAAAGAGCCAATCCAAATCAGTTTTATTGAGAATTTTTATATCCAAAACGAAAAACCCACTTTATTTTTTGGTCAAATTATAGTTGCTGAAGTTCAATATTCAATCAGGATTCGATACCTGACTTTCAGATAGAATGACTGATTTCGGAAATTTTCTCTGAAGGATATGAATTAAGGAGTTTAATATGAAAAAAATAGGTAAAATAGTATATGCGGTCCCCTTTGCGATTTTCGGATTATTTCACTTTATTTCAGGTCCCGCGATGACAGGGATTGTTCCTTCTTATATTCCTTTTCCGATTGTTTGGGTTTATGTAACCGGGTTGGCCTTGATTGCGGCTTCGGTTTCTGTAATTACCGGAATTAAGACGTATTTGGCGACTGTTCTTCTTGCGGTTCTTTTGGGAATTTTTGTGGTCTTGGTGCATCTTCCGGGTGCGGCTGCGGGAAATCAGGCTTCCACGATCGCACTTTTGAAGGATGTTTCTCTTTTAGGAGCCGCTCTTCTGATTGCAGGAACCTCAAAAGACTGATTTTTTCCTTTAAAAAGCGGGGAAATGACTCCGCTTTTTTCTTTTTTTCGAAAATTCAAACCGCAGTTTCCATTTCTAAAACCGCATCAATTAGGGGAGGCCGATACTTATAGAAAAGGGTCGATTCTATCCTAGGAAATCGTATGTTTCAAAATATCCTGCATCTGATCTTAACTTTACTAAGAATTCAAATTTTCTTTTATAAAAATTTTGGAAACCTCCAAGCCGATTCTAAGAATTCGACTTTCTGCAAATCCATTCACCGCGTTGAATTCAAAGGCATAGATTCCAATTTTCCATGGAAACGGATTTTTCTTTTATTATTCTTATTCGTTTTTGTTTCCTGTGAAAGATCCAAAAATTTCGGATTTCAGAATCGGGGAGATAGGCCTCCGACCGTGGAAGATCTGGAAGCCTGGAAAGAGAGACTTGCGATGGAGGAAGCGGAGATCGTAGAATTGGAAAAGAAAATTTCTTCAATGGCCCAAAAGACAAGATCTGCAGGCGCTCTCAGTTGGAAGATTGCCCAAGGTTATATGAAAATCGGCGACTACGATATGGGGGTCAAATTTTACAACCGAGCGTTGAAAGAAAACAACGAAGGAAAAAAAGTGGAAATCGTAGGTGCGGAACTTCATTTTTTTGAACCTGCGATTCCATTTTTTGAAAAAGCACTTCTTCTAAAACCGATCGATCAACAACTTTTGTTCGAAACTGCTCTTGCTTATGCGAATGCTTCGAAAGACAGAGGTTGGGAGACCGTAAGAAGACAAATCGCGATCGATCTTTTCACTCATCTGGCCATTCAAGATCCTCGTGATTCGCGATTTCCGTTTCAACTCGCTCTCATCTATTTCGATTCTTCCATGCCAGATTCTTCCTGGGAAGGTGTGTCTGCCGGTTTTCACGATCAGGACAAGGCTCTTCGAATTATAGATGATATTATCAAAAAAGAATATAAAAATGTTCCAGCTCGTTTTGCCAAAGCCAACTTTCTGTATCGTCTTGGTAGGACGGAAGATTCCAAAGAAGAATATCTGAAGGTCAAAAAAACGATTGAGGAATTGAATGACGCCGGTCTCGTTCGCGGTGGTCTTGAAAAGAACGATTCGTATCAAAACGTGCTTCAAAACCTGAAAAAAATAGAAGAGAGTTCCTCAAAAGCGGAATGAATCCTCTCGTTCTCATCGATTCCAATGTCTCCAAATTCTGTTTGAAAAATAGAATATTCGAAAAATTGAATTCTTGGACAAGTTTGAGTGAACACTTGAAACGTTTCCTGCCTTCTTCCGTTTTGCAGAAGGCCTTGTATACCTCGGAAAAAATTTCGAACGATTTAAAAAAGACCGGATTTTCGGTTCTTTCTTTTTTTGATCCGGAATATTCTTCTCTTTTAAAGGAAATATATGATCCTCCATTGATTTTGTTTTATAAAGGGAATTTGAATATTTTAGATCTCTCTTTTGCGGCGGTTGTTGGTACGAGAAATCCTTCTCCGATTTCCTGTTATGCGGCTGAATTGATTCCTTCCTATTTGAAGAAAAAAGGTTTTTCGGGGATCGTTTCTGGTTTTGCAAAAGGAATCGACGCAACGAGTATGAGTGCGGCTTTGGACGAAGAGTTAGCAGTTATCGGAGTTATGGGAACCGGACCGGAAACGGAATATCCTTTTGAAAACAGAAAACTTTATCAAAGAATGAAGTATTCGAAACGAACTTTGATTTTGACGGAATATCCTCCCGGTCAAAAGATTTTGAAATATACGTTTCCAAAACGGAATCGAATCGTGACCGGAATGTGTAATTCCGTTTTTATTGTGGAAGCTCCTGAAAAATCGGGCGCAATCTCATCCGCAAACAACGCACTGGAACAAAACAGAAATATTTTTATCTTTTCCGATCCACGTCAGGCGAAAAATCAAGGAGGGGAAATTCTAATTCGAGATGGAGCGGGAAGTTTGGATCTGAATGATATCTCTTTTGGGATGAGAGAAGTTTTTCATATGAATCATCTTTTGCCGGATTCCCAATCGAAAATTCCGGGAATGCTTGCAGAACTTTCCGAGAAACGCTTTTCTGGTGAGTGGAAATCGATCGGTTCCGGTTACTATGCGAAAAAAACTTTTTTCCAACCTATTCTTCCGGGCTTCTAAGCCAGTTCCGGCTTGGTCACTGGGACTTTATAGAATCATATTCGGCATTCTGCTTTTTATATTAGTATTTCGTTATTTTACAAACGGTTGGATTTCCAGATATTTTTTGGATCCGAATTTTCATTTCAAATTTTACGGCTTTTCTTGGATCGGAGTTTTGCCTGGTTGGGTTTTGTATCCTCTTTTTGTTTCGCTTCTTTTTTTTGCGGTTTTTATCTCCTTGGGAATTTTTTACAGGATTTCTGTTTTTTGTTTTTTTCTGATTTTTACGTACATCAACCTTCTTGAGGTTGCGGTTTATCTCAATCATTACTATCTCATTTGTCTGTTGCTTTTTATTTTGATTTGGATTCCGGCAGATAGAGCTTTGAACATATTTCATATTTTTAGAATATTCAAAAGTGGATCGATTCAGAATATAGATCCGATTCCGCAATGGAGTCTTTATATACTTAGATTTCAGATTGGAGCGGTTTATTTTTTCGGAGGTGTCGGCAAATTGGTTCCGGACTGGCTTTTCGAAGCGCAACCGGTGAGAATCTGGCTTCTTCGTAATTCGGATATCCCGATTTTCGGTCCGATTCTTTCCATGTCGGCTACGGGATACTTTTTTAGTTATGCCGGTTTGATATTTGATCTCTCGATTCCTTTTTTATTATTATTTCGCAAGACGAGAATGTTGGGATATTCTTTAGTTATAATATTTCATTTTTTGACTTGGAAATTGTTTCCGATCGGAATGTTTCCTTGGGTTATGATTTTGAATGCCACTTTATTTTTCTCCCCGACTTGGCCGATCGATCTGTTTCAATTTCTGAAATCCAGAAGTATGTTCCCGGACCGGGAGAACATTTTTCATTTTTTGTGGACGCGTTTCCCGATTCATTTCAAGGAATCGGTTTTGGTTTTTATCGAATCTTATTTATTTTTTTTAGAATCTAAGTCCTCTATTTCGGAAAAGTTCGTTTTTTATAAAGTTGAGACGCTGAGAAAAAAAATCGATTTTCTTTTATCTGATCGTATGCTTTATTATTTTTGGATTTTTTACATTCTTTTTCAGTCTTTATTTCCTCTTAGGCATTTTTTATATCCGGGAAATCATCTTTGGACGGAGCAGGGTTTTCGATTTTCCTGGCAGATTATGTTGGTTCAAAAGAACGGTATTGCTTCATTTAGAATGGTGAACCAACAAACTGGGGAAACGAACGTGGTCCTTCCGGAATCTCATCTCAACGAAATCCAGAGGATTATGATGAGTTATCAACCGGATTTGATTTTGCAATTCGCTCATTGGGTCGGTAAAAATGAGAAGAAAAGAACTGCTCAAGAAGTTTCAGTGTATGCGGATGTTATGGTTTCTTTAAACGGAAGGAAAAGTCAGGTTCTGATTGATCCGGAGAGGGATTTGATGAAGGTTTCCAATTCTTTGCTCAATAAAGAATGGGTTTTTTCCGGAGATGAGGAATAATTTTTTAAACCGAAGTAAAGGACCGCATGGATACAGTTCGGTTCTGAAAGCTATGATGAATGAACTTCACTTTTTCTTCAGGCTTCATCGCACCTAAAACGTAAAAAATCGGTTCTAAATGCTCCGTGGTAGGTGCCGAGAGCGTTGCGATGTCTCCTTTTTTTTGAAAATCTAAAATCTCTTTATCGTTTCTGGATTCCAATGTTTGTCGTATGAATTCGTCGAACTCAATTGCCCAATCCGCAGGTGTCGCATTCATATCGTAAAAATCAGCTTTTTGCAGATTGTGAACAATGTTTCCGCTTCCTAAAATTAAAGTTCCTTCTTCCCGCAGAGGTTGTAATTCTTTTCCGATCTCGTATTGTTTTTCTGGACTTAAGTTTGAATCTAGGCTCAATTGAAGTACGGGAATATTCGCTTTTTGAAATAGGAAATACAACACTCCCCAACTTCCATGATCGAGTCCCCATTCTTGTGTAGGTTGAACGTTTATGGTTTTGAGTGAATTTTGAATCCTCTCGGCGAGCTTCGGGGATCCGGAAGGTCGATATTTAATCTCGTATAATTCGGAAGGAAATCCGTAAAAATCGTAAATCTGTTTCGGTGAATCAGAGGTGGTCACATAGGTTCCTTTTGTTTTCCAATGTGCGGAAATCACGAGTATGTTTTTTACTTCCGGAAGGGTGGAACCGAATTCTTCCAAGTTCAGAGTAAAATTTGAAGGGGTTATGAGATTCATCGGGGAACCGTGTCCGAGAAATAGAACCGGACTTGTCATAAGGAAAATCTCCTGTTGTATTTTATGTTTTTATTTTAGACCTTTCTTATCTGTAGAAAATATCTTTGCGAATCGGAATTACGATTACAAAAAGTAGGGATTTCTAGTTTTCTAATTCAAATGAAACAAATTGTTTGGGAAGAGTGGGATCTTGTTCGTCTCAAATTGAAAAATGATCTTTATAATTTTGCACAAATACTTTGTAGTCCTTATATGCATTTTTTTAATTTAAGAGTCTGTCCCAAAACCTTTCAAAAAATCAGTTATAATGATTCAGTAAGTTTGTAATCAAATATAGAAGTTATGACAAATTACGTCTCTTTGGTAGTTTACGAGCTTTCGAACAGATTTTATAATTGTTAAGTTTTCGTCGAGGTACCTATTTCTGAGGTTTTAAGACAGGCTCTAAGTTGTATAGATAGTCATTGGAAAGAAATAGATTTTGTTCAATCTAAAGAAATTTTTTGCATACTCGTTGGACAGGTCGTTTTGCGAAAAATAGTCGTTCAAAAGATTCGAGATAAAATTAATCCAACCCTATTTTCAAAGACATTGGGTTCGTTTTAGACTATATTTTGAAGATGGATTTCCATTTACTCAAAGCCATATAACAGAATACCTAATATTTTGCACTGAAACGGGCTTTGTAATAAAAATTTACGGTAATCAATTTTATAAGGATTAGTCAAGGAGGAGGTTTGGGGATGATTCAACGATACGAGCTTATCAATATGTAGGCTAAGATCTTTCGAAAAAATTAGTGAACTGTTTTGAAACGGGTCGAATTACGATCCTACCAAAGAAAAAGTTTTCGGTATTGTTTTTTATATCGGAGATAAAGTCGAAGGAACTTCTGTAAAATTCAAAGATAAAGTTCTTAAGTTTCAAATTTCTTCGTAAAACGTATGTTTTGCGATTGGAATCTAATTGACTCAATAAAAATCTAAAGTAAACAATAGCCATGACCGAAGTCAACAATCCTCACGATCGATTAATCCGAGAAACGTTCCAAGATAAAAAAGAAGCCGCTATATTTTTTAAAAACACATTACCACTCGAAGTAGTGAGGCTACTGGATTTAGAAAACTTAGAACTCTCCGAATCCAGTTTTATTTCTGAAGAACTCAAACAAGAACAAACCGATCTATTGTTTCAAATTCCTCTTAAGTCTGGTAACAAAACCAACTTGTATTTACTCTTCGAACATAAAAGTTATTTAGATAACTCTATTTACATACAACTGCTCGGTTATCTTACTGAAATCTATCGAAATCAACATAGAAATGGGGAATCGATTTTTAGATCAGTTCGCTTTAACAAATCAAGAAGTTGATATTCTAAAAGATTTTATCCCCAATTTTAAAATAGATTTATTCGATCTAAAAGAAATAGAACTGAAAGATAAACTAGAAAGTATTACCTTTCAAGTCACTCTGGGAGTCGTTCAAAAGATTCGAGAAGGTGATTTAGAATTTATTTCTCATTTACCTGGGCTTTTTTCTCTGTTACTGGAGATCGAAGAGGAATCGAAAAGAGTTGCAATCTTACGAAAACTGTTATTGTATATCTATTGGGTCCGAGATTTCAAACCTTCGGAACTCAAAGGAATTTTCCAAAGATCTAAATTGGAACCATACGAGGAATTAACTGTGACTACTGCAGAAAGACTGATTTCAGAAGGTATGCAAAAGGGAATCGAAAAAGGAATCGAAAAAGGAATCGAAAAGGGAATCGAAAAGGGAAAACTGGACGCTGCGAGTAAAATGCTTTCGAAGGGAATGGATTTGAAA
Protein-coding regions in this window:
- a CDS encoding DNA-processing protein DprA, which codes for MNPLVLIDSNVSKFCLKNRIFEKLNSWTSLSEHLKRFLPSSVLQKALYTSEKISNDLKKTGFSVLSFFDPEYSSLLKEIYDPPLILFYKGNLNILDLSFAAVVGTRNPSPISCYAAELIPSYLKKKGFSGIVSGFAKGIDATSMSAALDEELAVIGVMGTGPETEYPFENRKLYQRMKYSKRTLILTEYPPGQKILKYTFPKRNRIVTGMCNSVFIVEAPEKSGAISSANNALEQNRNIFIFSDPRQAKNQGGEILIRDGAGSLDLNDISFGMREVFHMNHLLPDSQSKIPGMLAELSEKRFSGEWKSIGSGYYAKKTFFQPILPGF
- a CDS encoding HTTM domain-containing protein, which codes for MRKKLFSNLFFRASKPVPAWSLGLYRIIFGILLFILVFRYFTNGWISRYFLDPNFHFKFYGFSWIGVLPGWVLYPLFVSLLFFAVFISLGIFYRISVFCFFLIFTYINLLEVAVYLNHYYLICLLLFILIWIPADRALNIFHIFRIFKSGSIQNIDPIPQWSLYILRFQIGAVYFFGGVGKLVPDWLFEAQPVRIWLLRNSDIPIFGPILSMSATGYFFSYAGLIFDLSIPFLLLFRKTRMLGYSLVIIFHFLTWKLFPIGMFPWVMILNATLFFSPTWPIDLFQFLKSRSMFPDRENIFHFLWTRFPIHFKESVLVFIESYLFFLESKSSISEKFVFYKVETLRKKIDFLLSDRMLYYFWIFYILFQSLFPLRHFLYPGNHLWTEQGFRFSWQIMLVQKNGIASFRMVNQQTGETNVVLPESHLNEIQRIMMSYQPDLILQFAHWVGKNEKKRTAQEVSVYADVMVSLNGRKSQVLIDPERDLMKVSNSLLNKEWVFSGDEE
- the ygiD gene encoding 4,5-DOPA dioxygenase extradiol, whose product is MTSPVLFLGHGSPMNLITPSNFTLNLEEFGSTLPEVKNILVISAHWKTKGTYVTTSDSPKQIYDFYGFPSELYEIKYRPSGSPKLAERIQNSLKTINVQPTQEWGLDHGSWGVLYFLFQKANIPVLQLSLDSNLSPEKQYEIGKELQPLREEGTLILGSGNIVHNLQKADFYDMNATPADWAIEFDEFIRQTLESRNDKEILDFQKKGDIATLSAPTTEHLEPIFYVLGAMKPEEKVKFIHHSFQNRTVSMRSFTSV
- a CDS encoding tetratricopeptide repeat protein; this translates as MFQNILHLILTLLRIQIFFYKNFGNLQADSKNSTFCKSIHRVEFKGIDSNFPWKRIFLLLFLFVFVSCERSKNFGFQNRGDRPPTVEDLEAWKERLAMEEAEIVELEKKISSMAQKTRSAGALSWKIAQGYMKIGDYDMGVKFYNRALKENNEGKKVEIVGAELHFFEPAIPFFEKALLLKPIDQQLLFETALAYANASKDRGWETVRRQIAIDLFTHLAIQDPRDSRFPFQLALIYFDSSMPDSSWEGVSAGFHDQDKALRIIDDIIKKEYKNVPARFAKANFLYRLGRTEDSKEEYLKVKKTIEELNDAGLVRGGLEKNDSYQNVLQNLKKIEESSSKAE